A stretch of DNA from Oryza brachyantha chromosome 4, ObraRS2, whole genome shotgun sequence:
AGAGGAATTTTAAGCCTCTAGGTATCTGGTGCCTAGTAGAGTGAGTCCACTGTCTTATTCAGCTCCTCGAGCTTCTTCATACGCATCCTCTCGCTTTCGCTCACCAGCTGCGTCGACCCCAGAAAATTCAGAGTTAATCTCAGTGATCAATTCGACGGTTTGATCAGTAAAGAGGAGATGATTTGACACAAACTGGTACTCTACTCACCTCGATTAGCCTGCTGACAAGCAGCGCCTTCTCCTTGTTCTTCTCGTTGTACGACTCCAGGATCTCTTTGTATTCCTTCTCCTTTTATCAGTTTCCGATTCAAGACAGACAAATCCGTGTGTCAGCTAATCAGCTTATCCCAATTATTATGTTCAAGAATTATACACATGCTGCATATAAAAGATTGGACCTGTTCTACATATCAAATTCTGTGTCATGCTAATTCTGACatgatgctatatatatatgtacacataTGTGCCTTCACCTTCTTGACGCAAGTCTTGCCGAGAGGCTTGAGTTGACGGTTCACCACATCGATCCTCTTCCGGatcacctccacctccttccTGGTTGGATCTGCCATCGCTTCCAGCTCCTATTAAAGAAAGGCCATTTCAGCTATAACGCACATCAATTTCAGCTGAAAATTTCTCTGTTCCTATGAAGTTCCTGCATCTTTTATGCATTAGCTGATGATTTTTGGTGTGTCTTTAAGGGTCATCGACTTGTATAGCATGtcaggtaccaaaatttacaataaaagttttgatatctcgagatacaaGGTAGttaaagatatcaaattttacggTAGAAAATACACGACATCTCATACTttctcaaatttgataaaattgctccagTATGTCCTGTATATCTAGTTCTGTTCTGTGCATCAACATGGGATGCAGAAGCCGGATGGATATCCATtatctaggaaaaaaaatatgttctaTAATATCACACAATCTAACTACTGTACTCACAGATgatcaattttaccatccttaaaaaggtaTCGTGAGATatcacttttttctatataaaatttagtacctcttgaTACTTTAGATAGaaagtatcaaattttatatagaaaacagtactACTCATGATACCTTttcaaggatggaaaaaatactCATCACAGATCAAACATGTTTAATTTTACTGTCCTGAAAACAGCAATTGCTGTTCTGTACCGCATCTGCATTTGTTAAGTGTTCTTATGGATGATTTGGACGGATTATGAACAGCTGTTTGTAATGCTCACgcagaaagtttttttttttttttggtttggtttgtaaACAAGGTACGAATAATCCGCATATAATTCATCAGTCATAAGTCAGAAAGCGATCGGTCGGCTGACCTGTCGGATGAAGGCGAGGCGCTTGGATTCCTCCTCGACGCGGCCGAGCTGCGCGAACACCTTCTCCCTCAcctccatcttcttcctctcgaTCTGCTCCTCCTTGGCCTTGAACACCGACAGCGCCGACCTCGACGACgcctcgccggcctcctcctcgccgccgccgccgccgcccagcgACGACGGGTGCTTCACCCGCAGCACCATCTGCATCGGCTGCTGGTCCACCTCCCCCTGCATACCCGATGCCACCCTCTGATCTTTTCTTCACTGCAGTGGTCTACACTGGCTattctttcttcctcctcttcctcgcctCCCGCCATTTATACCCGCCACGATCGACCGTCGTTCTCGCGGGAATGCTGCATGTCTAAGCAACGGGAGTAACATGGCCGCCAATACAATCTACGGCTGTATCGCacaagaaagcaagaaaaagataagagagaaagagaagaaaaaatggcAGCATCGATATCATTCGATGGACGTGCATGGTGGCGGATGAGTCGCTTCTGTCAGAAACCTGCCCGCCGGCCCAGCGATGTTAGGTGTGAGACCTGAGCGAGCTAGCAATCGTGCCGTCAGGTTCAGGGAGGGTCGAGTGCAAGTAACTCTTCTCGGCATCTCGCGTCGTGCGGGGAGCTGTCAGTGGCAGTGTCATGGCAGTGGAGGGGAAGTGATCAGCCGGTCGGGTCTGCAGGTGAGCCGGCGGCTGTCGCCGGTTGGTGTGGCCGCCGGCCGTgccgtctccctcctcgcGCCTCCTTTTCTTCGTTTACTTTTGGATCGAGTAGTAGCTTAAGCTAGGGGAGGTGAGGAGTGAGGGGGACGCTGcaccggcgaggcgaggcgaggcttGGAAGACACAAGAgctgcggcggccgcggcgtcgccgtcagTTCGCCGTGGAAAGTggggagaaaaataaaaatgggcGATGAGGCAAGCGTCGGCGGTGAGATTGAGAGGTGGCAGGTCTGATCGGCAGATGAGCAGGCCACAGGCGTAATCGAATGTGCTGCTCAAAAAGACACAGCACAGTTACACGAAC
This window harbors:
- the LOC102721263 gene encoding uncharacterized protein LOC102721263; the encoded protein is MQGEVDQQPMQMVLRVKHPSSLGGGGGGEEEAGEASSRSALSVFKAKEEQIERKKMEVREKVFAQLGRVEEESKRLAFIRQELEAMADPTRKEVEVIRKRIDVVNRQLKPLGKTCVKKEKEYKEILESYNEKNKEKALLVSRLIELVSESERMRMKKLEELNKTVDSLY